A region of the Silene latifolia isolate original U9 population chromosome 9, ASM4854445v1, whole genome shotgun sequence genome:
tagtcctccgtaggtacttaaggatgtttttaacagctatccagtgtgtttcacctggattcttttggtaccgactcgtcatactcaatgcatatgctacgtctggacgtgtgcatatcatggcatacatgattgatcctattgcacatgcataaggaatacgtctcatgcgctcaatcccttcaggcctcatgggtgactgagacttgctcaactacatcccagacgtcattggaaggttccccttcttggagttggtcatgctgaacctttcaaaaatcttatccaaataagactcctgactcagtgataacgtccgtcgtgatctatctcggtagatacggattcccaatatgcgttgtgcctcacccagatctttcatctggaaatggttcttcaaccattctttaaccgaagataggagaggaatgtcattcccaatcaagagtatgtcatcgacatacaatatcaagaaaacaatcttgttcccactcgacttgatatataagcatggttcctcgtccaatcgagtgaaaccatactttttatcacctggtcgaaacgatgattccaactccgagaagcttgcttaagtccataaatggaacgcttaagcttgcatactttcttaggatgttcaggatctatgaaaccttcgggttgcaccatgtataactcttcctctaaataaccgtttaagaaggcggttttcacatccatttgccaaatttcatagtcatgaaaagcggcaatcgctaagattatccgaatggaacgtagcatgactacaggtgcaaaaatttcatcataatgcaatccgtgcacttgagtgaaaccttttgccactagtcgtgccttataggtatctggttgcgcgtctacagaatgctttattttgtaaagccatttgcactgtagaggttttaccttattaggtaaatcaacaagatcccatacgtcattctcatacatggagtccatctcggattgcatggcttcaagccatagctttgagtcggagcaggtcatggcacctttataggtagtgggttcattgctctctaggagcaaaacgtcattctcctcgaccataccaatgtatctatccggaggattagagactctacccggcctcctaggttcctcaggaatattaaccgtatcatcagttggaggaacgacttcctccatctgttcctcggttgttggttctggaatctccgacaactcgaaggttctattacttgtcttgttctcgagaaactctttctctaagaacgtcgcactagccgcaacaaaaactcgatgtttggtaggcgaatagaagtaatgactaaacgttccttttggatcactaataaagtatgtcttgaccgatcgcgggcctagcctatcctcgtgtctccacttaacataagcctcgcagccccaaacccgaataaaggacaagttagggaccgttcccttccacatttcatatggagtcttatcgacagctttagtcggacttcggttaagtataagagcagctgacaaaagtgcaaaaccccataatgaatcaggtactaccgtgtgactcatcatggatcgaaccatatcaagtaatgttcgatttttccgttcggacacaccattcaattgaggtgttccaggtggagttaactgcaaaacgattccacagtctttaaggtgttgatcaaactcattcgaaagatattcgccaccctgatctgaacggagtgctttaacctttctacccagctGGTTCTCAACCccgttctggtattccttgaatttctcaaaggactcacttttatgcttcatcaattagacatatccgtatctactcaaatcgtccgtgaaagtgataaaatatctatagccatctctagcggtaattgacataggtccacaaacatcagtatgtataagtcctaataggtcactagtgcAGATTCCAACacatttgaaggaaattcgagtcattttgccaatgagacatgattcacacgtgccatatgtagaaaaatcgaatgcgggaatagtcccattatcgacgagtttctttacacgtttctcatttatgtgtcccattcaacaatgccatagataggtttgatctttgtcaccaacctttaatttcttattattcacgtgtaatactttcgtggtttgatctaagatgtaaattctattcatggaaactgctttgccataaatcatttcatttaaagagaaaatacagctattattcttattaaaaatgaaaaaccgtccttatcaagtacggaaactgaaataatgttcttagacaaactgggtacatagtaacagttcaCTACTACAATTATGGGCAAAGGAATCACTAATAATACACCGGTTATGTTACAAAACCGGTTTCATAGAATTTGATAACAAATGTGTTCTAAATACAACCGGTCTCTTATCtttttatcaaaataaataaacaatcccTCACTAATAATGGGCCCTAGAAATcctaatagtttcctaattaaaCAAATTCCCACATTCACATCTCACGTTTCCTACCTATTAAGCTTCCTGCCAAACCTTTGCCGCCATATATTTCGATCGTGCCAAACTTTTCCCCCCACAAATAATTCAGTTTTCAATATCGTAGTATCGATCTTCTCTTTAATTTATCACCGGCGGCCATTGGAGCACTAGTTGACGCCACGCAGCAGCAACCTCTTTcaggtatatttttttttttacatgaaTTGCAATTATGCTTGCGACATTGATTTTGTGTGTGAAATTACAGATTTGGGTTAATTGATTACTGTATCAAGTTCTTATGTTGCTTTAAATTTAATGTTTTGTTCTTAATTGGTCATGATATGATTAAGTAGGTTAATTGATTATCTTCTAGTTAACTGCAAGTCGTTTGAAGTCAAATTGTATATTTTGGGGTAAAATTACTGCAGGTGTTTAAGGTTTTTGGGTGAGTTATAACTTGGTCTATGTTTGTGATGTGTGAGATAAGTTAAGTATTAAGATTGAGATATTAGATAGACAGTAATATATTTTGGGGTAAAATTACACCGCGGCCATTGGACCAATTTTGTGCGTGAAACGAAAATAGAATTTCGTGATCTTCATCCTGCTCTATCAGATAAAGAGAACTTGTTAAAATTGATTCAATTGTACAAATTGGCTGTTGAGGAGGAATGTGAGGCGTAAACAAGAACACGAGTTCAAGTTATGGAAGGTACTGTATTGATATCCAAGAAGCTCTCAGACATTTCCTTCATTGAAGCCTTAAACACAAGAAGCTCTGCCTTTTTGTTCAAATTATCCGACAATTACTAGCTCCTCCTTTGGGAAATGAGTTAGCCGGTGGCTGCTTTACTTGAGTTCTAAATCATCTCGTGTTTTTTTTCGAATTATAAAATAAAACCGTCTTACTTATGTGGATGATCCTGAACTATACAGATAACCATACAACTCGACTTCGAACTTTAGGTCCTTAAGCTAAAGTTTGACATAGTTCAAGTCGTCAGCATATACTTTACTCTTTATAGTACAGTTGTATGACCTCATGCTATCTTGAAGGAGTTAAGGCTAAGATAAGGACCCGAACTATCCTTTTTTTTCCAATTAAGGATCTATACTTTTAAATTTTCCAGTTAAGGAACTCACTTACTTATTTTGTTAATTTTTCGTTAATTGTTTCGTTGCACACTTCTGCCTTCATCTGCATGTTTGGTTCATCTTGAAAATCAATCCCTCATCTTAAACAAAATCAAACAAACATTACATCATGAGTGTAATTTAggtgattttgtttttgttttgagttttataAATTATTAGTTCTGAACCATGGATATAGAGTTTTCTTTGAGCAAAATATCAATGTCGGCGGATTTATTTAAGTGTTCGAGATATATTAGCTGCTTGATGGATTATTGAATTGCTTGTTCCTTCATATTCTAAGAGATAGATTAACTTTTCGATTTCGTTATctcatttgttttatttttttccttTCCGCTAGATTTTTCAATTGCGTATGATGTAATGCTACTGTAACTTCCAGTTCATAAACATAATTTTCTCATTAATTATATtttcaagaaaaaaaaatagaagaacAAATTAAACCTAAAAATCTAAAATCCATCAGAGTATTAATTGGCCTTGGCCTTCTTTGGTTACAAAATTTTTTTGGGATTGATTGTCAAAAAGAACCAAAGATGCAGATGGGTAAGGCAGTAAGTGTGCAAACAATTAACGGAGAAGTTAACAGAATGGGTTAGTGAGTTCCTTAACTGGAAAATTTAATAGTATAGGTCTTTAACTGGAAAAAAAGGGATAGTTCGGGTCCTTGTGTTTGCCTTGACTCTATCTTGAAGTTTTCTGGTTAGCTTCAACTATCTAAaaattagtaaattaattaatgCGCTATATATCGTGAAAATTTAATCTAAACTTGTCAGAACTACTTAGAAGTTTGAATAAGCTCAATAAATTTAATCGTATGTGTTGGTGTAGATATGGATCGGAGTTGGATATCAACATCAAAACCGGGTGACCCTGAGTATATAGCTGGTATAAAAGACTTTATCGCTTTTGCTGTTAAGAACTCTAGAGGCCGTACAAGGTTGCCTTGTCCTTGCTTTAAATGTCATAATTTTCTGCATAAAACAGTTGATCAAATACTTAATCATCTGACCAAATCAGCTTTTGATAGAACATATACTATTTGGATTTGGCATGGGGAAGATAAGGAGGAAAATGTTCGGACTAATATGCCCGAAATTCACACAAGTAATGAGGGTGATAGGatagaggatatgttacgagatGTTCAAGAAAAGTTTGATGAAAATCCGGCTGCATTCGAGTCGTTGTTAACTGATTCCGAAAAGCCCTTATACACAGGCTGCAAAAAATATACTAGACTGTCAAGTGTACTTAGGTTATATAATCTGAAGGCAAGTCATGGTCTGAGTGATACGGGTTTTACAGCATTACTTGAAATAGTGAAAGATATGCTTCCAAGTGATAATGTTCTCCCGAGTAAAACATATGAGGCAAAAAAAATATTGTGCTCAATGAGCTTACCTTATGAAAAAATTCATGCCTGCCGTAACGATTGTATACTATATTATGATGAGTATGAATCATTAAAGAATTGCCCTACTTGTAATGTCTCACGGTACAAAAAGAAGGAAGGAACGCCGGCTAAGGTCTTGTGGTACTTTCCTATTATACCAAGATTTGAACGTCTTTATTCAAATGCAATTGATGCAAAAAATTTGACATGGCATCATAACGGCAGAATTAAGGATGGTAAGCTTAGACACCCAGCTGACTCCCCACAATGGAGGTTTATTGATGGAAAATATCCCGAGTTTGCTAAAGAAATTCGAAATTTACGCCTTGCATTGTCTACAGATGGTATGAATCCATTTCGTTCACTTAGTACGACCTATAGTACTTGGCCGGTAATTTTGGTTACCTACAACCTTCCTCCTTGGctatgcatgaaaagaaagttcatgatgctttctttgttaatttctGGCCCTAAACAACCAGGAAACGACATCGACGTGTACTTAGCCCCCCTTATAAATGATTTAAAGATTTTATGGGAAACGGGTGTAGAAGTTTATGATGCATATCGAAAGGAGTCATTTAATCTTAGAGCAATGTTGTTTTGCACTATCCAAGATTATCCTGTTTACGGTAATTTGTCTGGATATACCGTTAAAGGAAAAGCACCTTGTCCTATATGCGAGGATGGTACTACGGGAAAGTGGCTTAAATCATCTAAAAAGAATATTTATGATGGGCATCGTTGTTTTTTGCCAGATGATCATTCTTACAGAATGTTGAAAAAGGCTTTCAATGGGGAACAAGAATTGAATAGACGCCCAAAAGTGTTAACTGGTACAGAGGTGTTCGAAAAAGTGAAAGACATCCAGACTATTTTTGGAAAAACTAGTGGGTCTACCCTTCCTAAACAAGGATATAAGAAATGTTCTGTGTTTTGGCGCCTACCTTACTGGCAATTTTTGTTTGTTAGACATTGTTTGGATGTAATGCATATTGAGAAAAATGTGTGTGATAGCTTAGTTGGTACACTACTAAATGTCCCGGGAAAAACAAAAGACGGTGTTAATGCTCGAGATGACTTAAAAGCATTAGGGATTAGAAAAGAACTACACATTGTCGACAAGAACAATAAAAAGTTTTTGCCCCCGGCCGCTTATACAATGTccagaaaagagagaaaagaattTTGTGAGTGTTTAGCGGGTGTGAAAGTCCCTGAGGGTTATTCTTCTAATATCAAGAGTCTTGTGTCGATGGGAAATTTGAAGCTTGTAG
Encoded here:
- the LOC141601912 gene encoding uncharacterized protein LOC141601912, which translates into the protein MDRSWISTSKPGDPEYIAGIKDFIAFAVKNSRGRTRLPCPCFKCHNFLHKTVDQILNHLTKSAFDRTYTIWIWHGEDKEENVRTNMPEIHTSNEGDRIEDMLRDVQEKFDENPAAFESLLTDSEKPLYTGCKKYTRLSSVLRLYNLKASHGLSDTGFTALLEIVKDMLPSDNVLPSKTYEAKKILCSMSLPYEKIHACRNDCILYYDEYESLKNCPTCNVSRYKKKEGTPAKVLWYFPIIPRFERLYSNAIDAKNLTWHHNGRIKDGKLRHPADSPQWRFIDGKYPEFAKEIRNLRLALSTDGMNPFRSLSTTYSTWPVILVTYNLPPWLCMKRKFMMLSLLISGPKQPGNDIDVYLAPLINDLKILWETGVEVYDAYRKESFNLRAMLFCTIQDYPVYGNLSGYTVKGKAPCPICEDGTTGKWLKSSKKNIYDGHRCFLPDDHSYRMLKKAFNGEQELNRRPKVLTGTEVFEKVKDIQTIFGKTSGSTLPKQGYKKCSVFWRLPYWQFLFVRHCLDVMHIEKNVCDSLVGTLLNVPGKTKDGVNARDDLKALGIRKELHIVDKNNKKFLPPAAYTMSRKERKEFCECLAGVKVPEGYSSNIKSLVSMGNLKLVGLKSHDCHVLMQHLLPVAIRSVLPKNVRSTIIKLCSFFNAIYSKVIDPKDLNSLESSIVVILCQLEMYFPPSFFDVMIHLTIHLVREVRFCGPVYLRNQYPFERDMKTYKGYVKNHFRPEGCIAERILCEDAVTYSSEYLGNTKMFGIPMSRHSGRIGGKGTIGCKHIDLSHEQWHKAHTYIIFNENEVEPYIDKHIAYLRENNRRASEKSLLSEHSKSFSSWLKDQVRRELEFEDSSHCISDRLKALASGPNFNASFYSGYVINGCTFYTSERDETSTMQNSGVTVEAEAMHFASAKDKHPVRGKMLYYGVIQEIIELHYLGFSVPVFRCNWVDSHAGVEYDEFGFTLVNLQKLSHKEDPYVLARQVKQVFYVTDPGDKRRSVVISPRSRHDIDDYDEEVELEESPATKVFQNDNSPNDEGEDSLTYVRDDHEEGEWVDNIKISRKRRRQNN